The Rhodothermales bacterium sequence TTATCCCGCGTGGCATGAACACGCGCTTCGTCTGGTCGAGCCCCCACACACTGGGCGCACGCCAGGTATCTTCCGGGTGATAGCCAAACCCGGCGATCGAGATCACTTCGTCGGTGAATCCGCGCCGGCGCAGGTAGTCGAGGGCACGGGCGCCGTCGGACGTCCAGATGCGATGGGCTGACTCCTCCGCCAGTTTCATGGCGCGGGCCTGCCAGGTCGGGTTTGGCGCCCTGAGTAGGCTGGGAGTCCTGGATGCAGACACGGAAGATCGCGGCGCTGGCATGTAGTCAGGTAATGCCCCGCCGGCGATGGCGTCACGCGCCTCGGTGAACGGCATGCCGCGGTAGTCGATGAGGAACTGGATGGCGTCCCCTTTCCGGTCGCACTGCCGGCACCAGTACCGGCCCTTCTCCCCCTCCTCTGGCCACACGCGGAACCGGTCTACTCCGCCGCACCAGGGGCACGGTCCACCCCACTCTCCGCCATTCGTCGAGGACTCCCTGCGGAGCTGGCTGGGGACGATGTCTAACAACGTTTTCATAGCAGAAAGAATGATTGGAATTAGTGGCTAAGTGAGCAAGTGAGTTAATTCCAAAAAGTCCCTTACATGAGGGAAATACAGGGAAAGAGTTTTGTTTTTTGGGGTTGCTTACTCACTGTCGTACGCAAATCGTTGATTTTGAGCTAAAAAGGGGCCTCGGTAGTGACTTTATAGTCACTGTCGCCTTGTTGATCGCGGCGAATCCCTATCCCCAAGTACCAGCGAATCGAGTTAGAATCTCGGGTCTCGAAGCCCCGCTCCCGGAGCTTCCCCCCGAATGCCCGCTTCGTCAAAATCGTCTCGCCCGTACTACTCGCCCAGGTGCGATAGTGCGCGTATAGGTCGGACGCCTTGGAGCGTGGCAGGGCAATGTCATGGAGCCCCCTGCCCTTTGCTTCCTCTATCACGCAACACTCCTCGAGGAAGCCGGCGATCGTATCCATCTCCGCCCGGTAGGATGCGGTTGCGTTGAGCACTGCGGCAGGCGCCCGGAGCCCTGTCCGGTACCATTCGACGGCGCCGTCTACGAGCCACGCGAGAATCCCCTCGGCCTCCTCTTTCAGCTTGGCTTCCATCCTGGGATCCAGTCGCTCCCCCTCAAACCGGACGTTGAACGGTACCAGGTGGATACGGCGCCATATGCCGTGGTCATCGTTTTTAACGGTGGGTTTGTGATTGGTCGCGACCCAGATTTTATGTGTGGGCATGAACTCGAATTCGTTGGAGTGGAGGAAACGGGCTCGGATGGCTTCGTCACCACCTCCAGTCAGGCGTTTAACGGTCGGATCGTCGAGCACCTGCCCGGCTCCAGTCTCACTCGCACGCACGAACCGCGCATTCGCCAACGCCGCCTCACCCTCGGATGCCCCTCCGCTGGAGCGTTTCGTCATTAGGAGTTCGGGCCGGATCGATTGCGCGTAGCTGCCAAGGACAAAGGCGAGGATATTGAGCAGAACAGATTTCCCATTTGCGCCGGTTCCATAGAGGAATAGAACAACCTGCTCTCTCGTGTCTGCCGTTGCCGAATAGCCGGCGGCGCGTTGGATATAGGCGATCAGGTCTGCATCGCCGGCAAAAACGTCGTTCAGAAAACGGAGCCACCGCTCCCGAGGTGCGTCCGGCCGGTACGCTACGGGCGCGAGTTTGGTGATGAGATCCGCCTGGTCGTGCGGCTTGATCTCCCCCGTCCGTAAATCCACTGTCCCGTTCTGTACAGTAAGGAGATACGGCGCCTGGTCGAGCTGTTTGGGCACTACCGCTACGCCAGCCTCGCTCCTGGCGAGAGCGATCATCGCATTGATTCGGGCTGCACCCTCAGATTTGATACCCCATTTGAAAAGTGCCTGTTTTTTGCCGGCATCCTCTATATCCGCCGCCTCATGCTGTAGGCTGCGGACCGTTCGTTTGGCCAGGCGCTCGATCTCCTGGCTGTCATCTTTTGCCCACCGCTTGTCGTCCCAGATCAACCATTGTTTCCAGTGGGCACAATACCGGATCCGCTCCCCGTGGTCCTTGACGAGTCGCTCTGCATTGCCCAGGTCCGTCAGGTTCAACCTGCCCCGCTCGATGAGGTCACGGAGTCCCTCCCTTGTTTTGGCGAGCACATCGAAGAGGGTGAGGACGGCGGCCGCTCCCCCGCGGTCATATTCCTCGTATAGTGCCTCGATCTCGCCGGCGTACGCTCCACACTCCTCGGGCGCGATCCCATTGGGAGGCAGTCCATCGACTACTATGCGGAGTAGGGCCTTGCGCGCACTTGCTTTATCAGGCCTCATGTCCACACCCTCCGACGGCACAACCGGCCAGCCTGCTTGATCGACTCGTTCGAATTGCGTAAGTTCTTCATCGCATTAGGCTTAGGGCCTGCTCCTGGATGCGATAACACACGGGGGCGGGCCCTTACCATTTTGGTGGGATGTGTCAGGCGGTGGTAGTCCGGTGATGGGAGGAATCCTGTCCGACGTATGGGGCCTGGACGTGGCCCTGCAGGATGAGATTGGCGTAGTGGCGCAGGAGCCCGGAAACAGTGCGGCCCTCGATGCGGGCCCGTTCCTCGATGGCAGCTACCTGTTCCGGCGTGGTGCGGAACATGATTTTATCCGGGAATTTTTTCGACTGGTTTTCCATCGTCGTACATTCGGGTTGATAAAATGGGGGCGCCGCACAAGCGTGCGCACTCGTTTTCGTCGAGGGCGGGCAGGTATGGCCTGAGAAACGATGCCTGCTCGCCCTGTTATTTTAGCCACGGGTAACCCCGTAGCACCATCCATAGGCTATGTGTTTTTATGTCATAGGCTATATGTTTTTTATTTCCGGGCCCATGCCCGTATCGCGTTGCCGAAGGTTACTGGGGTCTTGTAGATGTTACTTTCCATGCCATGCGCGAGACAACGTCGCCCCAATTCCTCCCATTGCTCCTCCTGGGTACCTCCTACCTCCCGAATGAGCTGTTCGATATAGGTGCGTCGTAGGTCAGGATCTTTAATCATTGCCCTGAACTCCGCGTTGCGAAGCCGTTGTTCTGTGCTCAAACCACCGCCGGCGATCGCCTCTGCTTTCTCGTTCCCGGTCATGTCGCCCCACCTTGGCGGTAATCCTCCCTCGATCGACGAAAGCCTAAGTACGTTTTCAAGGACGGCTATCCGGTAGTCGATGAGTTCGAGCGTCTGGTCAGTCAGGTCCGCTATGCCGGGTGGTGGGTTGTCCTCGTCGTCCTGGTAGGCCCGTGTCACCTTGTCCAATCGTTTCTTGGCATGGCTTGCGAGTTCGCCCCATGTGGTCGACGGTTTGGCAGGTAGCGTGAGGAAGGGTACATCCCCTTGGTGGACATCGCCCTGGGGTCCAAGCTCGTAGGTTTGATGAATACGAGTGGCCGCCGGCATGCTCTCGTCCTCCGGTATGGCCTGCATGATGATGGGGTCCTTGTACATCTCGAGGATGAGATGCCCGTCGACGTATTCCCCGTCTTTCTTTCGCGCCTCGGTAACGCGTTTCCAGGTGGCGTCGAGCGTGGTGCCGGCCCCCTCCTCCTCCACCATGCGAAGGCACCTTGCCCAGGTGTTCGCCAATTCATAGGCGCAGGTTCTCCAGCGATCGGCGGCCGGCGCGTCGAGGCGCTCCCGGCTGTCGCGAAGCGTCGCCAGATGGGCGGCTGGGCCGGCCGGCCCGTGCTTGGTCAGCAGGTCGACGATGCTGTCCCACACTTCGCGACGGAAGGCCTCTGTGTCGCCATGCTCTTCGATGAACAAAGGCGCCTGCATTGGAGTCGCGTACCGCACCACATTTCGGCGGATGAGATCGGCATTGTCACCCATGGCTCACCTCCCTCGCCCCCTCGTCCTCCTTGCGCTTGGCAACATAGACCGTCTCCCGCTCAATCGTGTATTCGGTGAAGAGTTCGATGATCTTAATGAGGGTGGATGCATAGGTCGAGTCGCCCTTATTTAGAGCACTGGACACCGTTCCGGCAGAGATTCCCAGCTTTTCGGCAACCTCGATCCTCTTCCAGCGCGAGGCCTCTACAAGTTTTTCGGCCTCCTGTCGGAGTTCGTCGATCGTCATCTTGGTTCCTTGTCTCATGGTCCCTTGCGTGTTGTTAGAACAGAATGCAAGGGAAGTTAGTGGATTCGGGGCACAACCGAATAAGTGAATGGATATGATCATAAGAGAACTTCTGTAAAAAAACAAAAATAATTTCGGTAAAAGTTGGAATTATTCCGAGGGGCTGAGTATTATTGAACAAGAAAGGCAGTCCAGTGCAGCGATCACCGAACGGCCAAAGTCCCCAACAGCTTGCAACGTGCCCGTGCGTCTGGGCAGGCTGCGCCTGAGCGAGATCGAATTCGAGCCATACGGCCTGGCCACGCTCTCGTAAACCTGGGTACGGCGAGTCTGGGAGAGCTGGTCTTTCAAGACGGCGCTACCGGCTGCGATCAGATCAGGTACCTGGGCATCGCGAGCACGCCTTCCGACGATGCACGATCCGCGGCTATGGGTCATTGTCGATGCCTTTCCCTCCCCTATCCATCTACCTCTTCGAGGTGATGGCCGCGAACCACTAACCACAAGCCGGCGATGACCTCGCCCTCTGAGCCCATGAATAATCACTGTTCCGACCCATCACTCGTCGCCCCGATCAATCCTGTCGAACCACTTCGACCCAGCGTCACGCTCAACCCGAACGGCAGGCCGGCGAGTGAGCCCTACTGCGTGACGATCGACGACCTCTACGCCCGACTCCGGGTCGTGCGCGGCGCCCTCGCCTACACGATCGAGGACGTGCTCAACGAAGTACATGCCCAGGGTAGCAACCACTCGGACGCCTTCCACCTGATCCTCTTTTCTCTGATCGGCTCCTTCGACGACGTCCTCCGGGAAATGGAGTGGGCCGTGGGTGTCGCTCAGGCTGATGGATCGAACTGGATCCGAAACGAGGCTTGGCGTCAGCGCCGTTAGTCCTCTGTGATCACGTCTGAACACCAAACTGGCGAAGCACATCGACACACGAATCCCGCTCCGCCGGCAGGCTCCTGGTGATGCATGTCTCAAGTTCTTGACGTTACGCTTGGATGGCCTGCCGGCGGGGCGTTTCCCGACACCTATAAGAACCGTAACGCTTTCGAGGTAACAGCATGCCCGAAATCCTCAGCCCCAACGGCACCCACAACAAGTCCGACCAGCCGCCGGCCGATGGCGCCGCAACAGATGGGCGGAGCACTTCGTCCCGGCCGCCCGTTACGCTCTACGGGGCGAACGATCGCCCGCTCGAATTGCCCAACATCGAAGGGGCGAGCCGCGGCGCCGGACGTCGTGAGCCGTTCGACAAGTCCTTCCTCGATGGCCCGAAGAACTGGTTCAGTAAGCACGGGCCCGCCCTGGCCAACCTGCTGCTGATGGGGGGGAGCGCAACGGGCACCGTGGCCACGGCCCTGCGGTCGTCGCATGCGGCCGGCCTCGACTCGCCGCTCCTGGTGGCGTCCGTTATGATCCTCGCCGGCCTGGTGATCGAATGCGGTTTCGCATGGGCCTGGTCTCGCCAGGGTACCCACGACCTCGCCGGCCGGCAACGGGTTCTCGCCGATCGCATGTTCAAGATGGCCGCCGCCGTCATGGTGGGGGATCTCTCGCTCAGCCTGGCGGAGGTCGCGTTCGGGGTGGGGGGGATCGCGCCGTACTGGATCGGCGGCATCCAGCCGGCCGCGGCCGTGTGGATCGTCTACACCTTCTACGCGATCAAGGGAGCGCACCCCGAACACCTGGCGGATCTGGAGATCGTCGACCTCCGGGCCGATGCGAAGGCCGCCGCGATGCGTGACCGGGCGGACGCCTTCCGGCTCGCCCTGGCGGAGCGTAAGCACGAGCGTGCGCTCAAGTGGGCCGCGCTCGACACCCGGCAGGAGTACGCGGAGAAGCTGGTCACGGGCCGCTGGTTCCGCCGGCGCGTGAAGGGTGAGGTGAAGAAGGCCGTTGGGCAGAACCTCCTGGGGGACGTCCGGCGCAAGCTGGGGGAGCTCCCGCGCCTCCTGGGGATCGGCAAGGCTCGCCAGAACTGACGGACGTCGGGGCGTCTTCTGCCTCGGTCGATGGGGCAGGGGACGCCGGTGAGGCCTCCAGCGAGGCGCAGGCCGGGCCGCAGGCCTCCAGGGCGCCCGGCGTAAGGAAAGGGGCGTACCCGTGCGTCTGGTGCGGCCTGCCGCTCACGGGGAAGCAGAAACGATATCACAGCGAGTGCCGGCGCCTGGCGGACGCCGCGCGCAAGGAGGCAGGCACCGCGGCCGTCGACGATCCCAGGGTGTGCGCCTGGGTGGAGTGTTCGAATCCGTCAGGGAAGGGGAGGTACTGCTCCGGCGCCTGCAGGCAGTCCGCGTACCGCGCTCGAAAAAAACGGAAATAGCCATGCATCCACCGTTCGAAGAAGAGATCGTCTACCTGATGACCGGCTCCTATCTGCCCTGGCTGCCGGAAGGATGGCCGTTCATGCTCCTAGCCGCTCTGTGCTTCTGGGGCTTCCTGTCGGCCGATCGGGGCGTGAGGCGTATCCGCCGGGAGATCGCGGACGATGCCATGCGAGAGCAGGAACGTGCTCGACGCCGGCAATAGGCTGCAGATACATGCTAACGATCAAGCCGAATGGCCGCTAGGTGAATCCTGGCGGCCGTTCTTTTTTTGGATCCCAGCTTATATTACTCCGGTCACGCCCATCAATCACAATGGTGTTCGCACATGCCCGCAGCTGAAGCGCTTAGCGCTATTCAATCGGTAAAAGCCCTTTATGAGATCATGAAGGGAATTCAAGGCCTTGCAACGCAAGCTGAGATAAACATGGCTCTCATCGACTTGCAATCCAAGCTGCTGGATACTCAATCCAAGGTGATGGAGCTCGTCGATTCGAACAGCGAATTACTCGAAAGGATCAGAGAACTGAAACGGATTGATCTTGATAGCTATCATTTAGAGCCGATCGTGAACGGGGGAAACGTATTTAGAGGAAGGTCAGCGTATAAACATGCTGGTAGCGCTCGGTATTTCTGTCCGGTGTGCTTTTCAAAAGGAATGCTGACACCTCTCCAATTCAACAATAAAGGTGATCACGTTTTGCGTTGTGGAGCGTGCAGTACCAACCTTGGTAAGACTACCGACGAGAAACAAGGTAGTGTTACGCATATCAGGAGATGATCGATACAATAACCAAGTTAAACCACTTGAAATATGTCGGATCTCAAAGCGAAAAAAATCATCACTAAATTTATCAGTAAAGAACCAAATGGAAACGGCAGGAATATTTCCGGCTCAACGCTCGTCATTAAAGGTCCTTGGGGGATTGGAAAGACATATCTATGGCAGCAAGAAGTTCGCAATGTCTTTAATGGCGGTAACGTAAAAGCGCAAAAGAGAGACAGTTATTTATATCTATCTCTATACGGACTTCGTAATCTCGCGGATGTGAAAGCAGGCCTCATTTCATCGATGGTCATTAGCTACATGTCTGAGGCGCGTCAAGAAAAATGGAAGAGAAACAGTGGGGCGATCTTGAAGAGTTTTGGCCGTATAATACCATCGATTTTTGATAGGTTTAAATATGGTAAGGCATTATCTGTTCTATTCTCCGGTGTCGGAAGCGTTATCGTGTTTGACTTGATTAAAAACGCACTGATTTGTATCGATGACTTTGAGCGACGCGATGGTGTGACCGTAAGTGAGTTGATGGGGTTGATAAATCTGCTTAATGAGGATCGAGACTGCGATGTTTGCTTGATCTTGAACGATGGCCAACTTACACAAGAGGATAGTGCTGAGTTTAAGAAACTGTGGGAAAAAACGGTGGATATTCATATTGAATATGATCCAAGTCCTGAAGGTAGTTTTGATATCGCATTTTCGAATTATGAATCTGAATATAGTGAGGAAGTATACCAGACAATAAAGAAGAAATGTCTCGAGCTGTCAATCGTAAATATTCGAATTCTATATAGGATAAGAGATATGTCGAGGTTGCTGAAGTCGTCTTTGGATGCGTCTCCCTCTAGTATCAAGCTCTCTGCGTATATAACAATTGTCATTCTCGTATGGGCATATCACGCGAAACACGAAGAGGATGAAGTAGTGCCTGAATTCTCAATGTTGCGCAGAGTAGATCGTTCAATAGCCATATCTCTAGGGCTAAACGAGCACTTGACACCGACAGAAAAGGCGTTCCAAGAGTTTGATCGGAAACATATTTTTCACCCTAATCGAGGATCGGATCAGGACATCGCGAACTTGGTTGAGCGAGGATATCTAGACAACGAAGCTTTTAGGGATCACTTGAGTGATGAGATTGACGAATATGAGAATGGGCTACGTCGAGAAGAGCTCAGAGATGCATGGAAGTATTTCCAGGGTTCCTTTGACAATAATAAAGAAGAAGTTGTTGGTAGGTTTGAGATTGCAATTCGAAAGAATGCTGCGGTTCTTTATCCTTCAGATGTCGGCTCAGCACTGGTCCTGCTGCGCAATCTTGGTGAAGACGCTCTTGCGAATGAATTAGCCCACTGGTATGTCAACTCATCAACCAGATATCTACCGATCGAGAGTCTTAATTCCTATTTAAATGATGATAATGAGTTAATGAACCTTATCAACAATGCTCGCTTGTCCAATACTAGTGATCGAAGTTTGTCAGCAATTCTAAAACGTGCTCATTTGACATTTAATAGAAGCTATATTGAAGACCTTAAATTTATGGCGAAGCGACCGAGTGAGGAATATGAAGCCTTTTTCCGTGAGTCGAAGAATGATGAACTAAGAGGTGCAATAGCGTGGTGCATGAGTTGGGAGCGATATAG is a genomic window containing:
- a CDS encoding primase-helicase zinc-binding domain-containing protein — its product is MKTLLDIVPSQLRRESSTNGGEWGGPCPWCGGVDRFRVWPEEGEKGRYWCRQCDRKGDAIQFLIDYRGMPFTEARDAIAGGALPDYMPAPRSSVSASRTPSLLRAPNPTWQARAMKLAEESAHRIWTSDGARALDYLRRRGFTDEVISIAGFGYHPEDTWRAPSVWGLDQTKRVFMPRGITIPWMYEGEIWRLNVRRPAGNPKYIGPAGSSNGLYLGEGAGAGLPVMMVEGEFDTWSVQQAAPGIVRAVAT
- a CDS encoding phage/plasmid primase, P4 family; translated protein: MRPDKASARKALLRIVVDGLPPNGIAPEECGAYAGEIEALYEEYDRGGAAAVLTLFDVLAKTREGLRDLIERGRLNLTDLGNAERLVKDHGERIRYCAHWKQWLIWDDKRWAKDDSQEIERLAKRTVRSLQHEAADIEDAGKKQALFKWGIKSEGAARINAMIALARSEAGVAVVPKQLDQAPYLLTVQNGTVDLRTGEIKPHDQADLITKLAPVAYRPDAPRERWLRFLNDVFAGDADLIAYIQRAAGYSATADTREQVVLFLYGTGANGKSVLLNILAFVLGSYAQSIRPELLMTKRSSGGASEGEAALANARFVRASETGAGQVLDDPTVKRLTGGGDEAIRARFLHSNEFEFMPTHKIWVATNHKPTVKNDDHGIWRRIHLVPFNVRFEGERLDPRMEAKLKEEAEGILAWLVDGAVEWYRTGLRAPAAVLNATASYRAEMDTIAGFLEECCVIEEAKGRGLHDIALPRSKASDLYAHYRTWASSTGETILTKRAFGGKLRERGFETRDSNSIRWYLGIGIRRDQQGDSDYKVTTEAPF